A genome region from Myroides fluvii includes the following:
- a CDS encoding transposase, producing MKVNVKKIQKSRVYSEEFKREIVSLFEKGTYSVLQISRLYKIPNSAIYRWIYKFSIFNEPGQRIVEMKASNTNKVKELEAKVKELERMVGQKQIQVDFYSKLIEIASEELDYDILKNSNTPQSTGSAKKRNK from the coding sequence ATGAAAGTAAACGTTAAAAAAATTCAAAAGAGTCGTGTTTATTCTGAAGAATTCAAACGCGAGATTGTTAGTTTATTTGAAAAAGGGACCTATAGTGTCCTTCAAATAAGTCGTTTATACAAAATTCCTAACTCTGCAATTTACCGATGGATTTATAAATTTTCTATCTTTAATGAACCAGGACAAAGAATTGTAGAGATGAAAGCAAGTAACACAAACAAAGTAAAAGAGCTAGAAGCTAAGGTTAAAGAACTAGAGCGCATGGTTGGTCAGAAACAAATTCAGGTAGATTTCTATTCTAAACTTATAGAAATCGCTAGTGAAGAGTTAGATTATGACATATTAAAAAACTCAAACACCCCACAATCAACTGGTTCCGCCAAGAAAAGGAACAAATAA
- a CDS encoding IS3 family transposase: MSKQAVNQYAKKQVVFDTEVSKLVLEVDDLRGEHPGCGVEKMYYTLKPSFLGRDKFIEIFMSLGYRLHKRKNYIKTTVASTIHYPNLIKGMQVNAPSTIWQSDITYIRIGETFYYAVFIIDVYTKKIVGYHVSDNMRAQANIKALNMAFKNNTPPLIHHSDRGSQYTYKGYVQLLKNKGINISMALSAQDNAYAERINRTIKNDYLEYWKPKNFCELKRLIKKAVNHYNNTRPHNSIAKMTPVEFENKWFGKSTFSKPFITIFNNEVNV; this comes from the coding sequence ATTAGTAAACAAGCCGTAAATCAATATGCTAAGAAACAAGTTGTTTTTGATACAGAAGTATCTAAACTTGTATTAGAGGTGGATGATTTACGAGGCGAACATCCTGGTTGTGGGGTTGAGAAGATGTACTATACTTTAAAACCCAGTTTTTTAGGTAGAGATAAGTTTATAGAGATTTTTATGAGCTTAGGGTATCGTTTGCACAAACGCAAGAATTATATCAAAACTACAGTAGCTTCTACTATACACTATCCAAATTTAATTAAAGGCATGCAGGTAAATGCTCCTTCAACCATATGGCAATCAGATATAACTTATATCAGAATAGGAGAAACTTTTTATTATGCTGTCTTTATTATAGATGTTTATACAAAGAAAATTGTAGGTTATCACGTCTCTGATAATATGAGAGCACAAGCCAATATAAAAGCCTTAAACATGGCTTTTAAAAACAATACTCCTCCTTTGATCCATCATTCGGACAGAGGAAGTCAATATACTTATAAGGGATATGTTCAGTTGCTTAAAAACAAAGGAATAAATATTAGTATGGCTCTTTCTGCACAAGATAATGCCTATGCTGAACGTATTAATAGAACCATTAAAAATGATTATTTAGAATATTGGAAACCTAAAAACTTCTGTGAACTCAAAAGATTAATTAAAAAAGCAGTCAACCACTATAATAATACCAGACCTCATAATTCAATAGCTAAAATGACGCCAGTTGAATTTGAAAACAAATGGTTTGGAAAAAGTACTTTTTCCAAACCATTTATTACTATATTTAATAATGAAGTTAATGTTTAA
- a CDS encoding DUF6428 family protein, which yields MKLSEVKQVLAGLEKVDFQLEDGSFVPEHFHVTEVGQVEKKYIDCGGVIRTEKKVSFQLWNANDFEHRLKAGKLLNIIRLSENKLGIEEGEVEVEFQGKTTIGKYNLAFNGTHFILVNTLTACLAEDACGIKPEDLPETASSCCDPNSGCC from the coding sequence ATGAAATTATCAGAAGTAAAACAAGTATTAGCCGGATTGGAAAAAGTAGATTTTCAATTGGAAGATGGAAGCTTTGTTCCCGAACATTTTCACGTAACGGAAGTAGGACAGGTAGAAAAGAAATACATCGATTGTGGAGGCGTAATTCGCACCGAAAAGAAAGTGAGTTTTCAGTTGTGGAATGCCAATGATTTTGAGCATCGATTAAAGGCAGGGAAATTATTGAATATTATTCGTTTATCAGAAAACAAGTTGGGTATTGAAGAGGGTGAGGTAGAGGTAGAGTTTCAAGGAAAAACAACCATTGGTAAGTATAACTTAGCCTTTAATGGAACCCATTTTATCTTGGTCAACACTTTAACGGCTTGTTTGGCTGAAGATGCCTGTGGGATCAAACCAGAAGATTTACCAGAAACGGCAAGTTCTTGTTGTGATCCTAATTCTGGTTGCTGTTAA
- a CDS encoding ArsR/SmtB family transcription factor, which produces MGITKSELFSDKKNRLAAMFKVLGHPARLAILQFIINQKACICSDLVEELGLAQATISQHLKELKNIGLLQGSVEGKTVCYCIDEEVWNEFAEEFAAFFGQSTHIDKCC; this is translated from the coding sequence ATGGGAATTACAAAATCAGAATTATTTAGCGACAAGAAAAACCGTTTAGCAGCCATGTTTAAAGTGTTGGGACATCCCGCTCGTTTGGCTATTTTACAGTTTATCATCAATCAAAAAGCGTGCATTTGCAGTGATTTGGTTGAAGAACTTGGATTAGCACAAGCCACCATTTCTCAACATTTAAAAGAGTTAAAGAACATCGGGTTATTACAAGGGTCAGTAGAAGGTAAAACCGTTTGCTACTGTATTGATGAGGAGGTTTGGAACGAATTTGCAGAAGAGTTCGCTGCTTTCTTCGGCCAATCCACCCATATTGACAAATGCTGCTAA
- a CDS encoding LemA family protein produces the protein MGIFIGIGVLVLLVLWYIVTNNKLVALKNNRENAFADIDVQLKQRHDLIPQLVSSVKGYMEHEASTLEKLTAARTAALQAGDINSKIQAEQQVSSALAGLRVAVEAYPDLKANTNFLQLQNEISDIENKLAAVRRYFNSATKELNTAIESIPSNIVAGMKNMTTQPFFELGVEQRAQLDVAPEIKF, from the coding sequence ATGGGAATTTTTATTGGAATTGGCGTTCTTGTTCTACTGGTACTTTGGTATATTGTGACCAACAACAAATTAGTCGCCTTAAAAAACAACAGAGAAAATGCGTTTGCAGACATTGACGTACAGTTAAAACAACGTCATGATTTAATTCCGCAACTTGTTTCTTCTGTAAAAGGATACATGGAACACGAGGCTAGCACCTTGGAAAAACTAACAGCAGCCCGTACGGCAGCACTTCAGGCAGGAGACATCAACTCCAAGATTCAAGCAGAACAACAAGTTTCGTCTGCATTAGCCGGATTGCGTGTTGCAGTAGAAGCGTATCCTGATTTGAAAGCCAATACGAACTTCTTACAGTTGCAAAATGAAATCTCGGATATTGAGAACAAATTAGCAGCGGTTCGCCGTTACTTCAACTCCGCTACGAAAGAATTAAATACAGCTATTGAATCGATTCCTTCAAACATTGTAGCGGGAATGAAAAATATGACAACTCAACCTTTCTTTGAGTTAGGTGTTGAACAAAGAGCGCAGCTTGATGTAGCTCCTGAGATTAAATTTTAA
- a CDS encoding M48 family metallopeptidase, whose product MAYVGLHTQIRRNNTKSILLLFAFPLLILLGIVFILYYLASWNWEMAYDPILQVTPIVFVVVGVWFVISYFFHNQMIQRATHAKPLDRKDNMRVYNLTENLCMSVGMPMPKLFIIETEALNAFASGINQQSHSVTLTRGIIEKLDDKELEGVIAHELMHIRNNDVRLLIVTIVFVGILGVILDLLLRGLFHGLGRRRGGKDNGGAIIILILVVTLVIYFFSMIFKFALSRSREYMADAGAVEMTKDAHALASALRKISGNSKLDTTNDEVKELFIDNSSDSESKGFMGSIGSIFSTHPPIEKRIDFLEKM is encoded by the coding sequence ATGGCATACGTTGGTTTACATACACAAATAAGACGAAATAATACCAAGTCCATTCTACTTTTATTCGCTTTTCCCTTGTTAATTTTATTGGGGATTGTCTTTATTTTGTACTACTTAGCTAGTTGGAATTGGGAAATGGCCTATGATCCCATCTTGCAAGTCACTCCAATTGTTTTTGTCGTCGTTGGGGTTTGGTTTGTTATTTCTTATTTCTTTCACAACCAAATGATTCAACGGGCTACCCACGCAAAACCGTTGGACCGAAAGGACAATATGCGGGTGTATAATCTGACAGAAAATCTATGCATGTCTGTGGGTATGCCCATGCCGAAACTCTTTATTATTGAAACAGAGGCTTTAAATGCCTTTGCTTCGGGGATCAATCAGCAATCACATTCTGTTACCTTAACTAGGGGAATCATAGAGAAATTAGACGATAAAGAATTGGAAGGGGTGATTGCTCATGAATTGATGCACATCCGAAATAACGATGTGCGATTACTGATCGTAACCATTGTATTTGTAGGAATCTTGGGCGTTATTCTGGATTTATTACTCCGCGGATTATTCCATGGTTTGGGACGAAGACGAGGTGGAAAAGACAATGGAGGAGCTATCATTATCCTTATTTTGGTGGTAACGCTTGTCATCTACTTTTTCTCAATGATCTTTAAATTTGCCCTATCGAGAAGTCGAGAATATATGGCCGATGCTGGAGCAGTAGAAATGACCAAAGATGCACATGCCTTGGCTAGCGCCCTACGTAAAATTAGCGGCAATTCTAAACTAGATACAACGAACGACGAAGTAAAAGAACTCTTCATTGACAATAGTTCCGATTCGGAAAGCAAAGGATTTATGGGAAGCATTGGTTCTATTTTTAGTACCCACCCTCCGATCGAAAAACGAATTGATTTTCTGGAAAAAATGTAA
- a CDS encoding MarR family winged helix-turn-helix transcriptional regulator: MINESLQLLFNLTKTQSILQRKFDRLSVHGLSYTDFMLLHLLASDAEGKMRRIDLASRIGLTPSGVTRLLSPLEKNGLVGRESNTRDARVSYVVLTETGQRVYAEAKVTAEAVAVELLPKVKSNQLQAVMDLFRQIDKE; this comes from the coding sequence ATGATAAATGAATCATTACAACTGTTGTTCAACCTGACAAAAACTCAATCCATCCTTCAGCGAAAGTTTGATCGATTGAGTGTACATGGATTGAGTTATACTGATTTTATGTTACTCCATTTGCTTGCCTCTGATGCAGAAGGTAAGATGAGGAGAATTGATCTGGCGAGTCGCATAGGACTTACTCCATCAGGGGTGACGCGCTTACTGAGTCCGTTGGAAAAAAATGGATTAGTGGGAAGAGAGAGCAATACACGAGACGCCCGTGTTAGTTATGTCGTGCTAACTGAAACAGGGCAACGCGTCTATGCTGAAGCAAAAGTAACAGCAGAGGCTGTTGCCGTGGAATTACTTCCTAAAGTAAAAAGCAACCAACTACAAGCGGTTATGGACTTGTTTAGACAAATTGACAAGGAATAA
- a CDS encoding helix-turn-helix domain-containing protein has translation MTTTTRKHIGRNISRIREIKGMKQTTLAELLGVSQQQVSNIENSETVEETKLESIAKILEVPVEVIKEYSDDKVMNIISNNTFQDDSSAIKNLYNPTFNPLDKLVEAYEENKKLYERLLEAEKEKTAYLEKLFMEKK, from the coding sequence ATGACCACCACCACTCGTAAACATATAGGAAGAAATATTAGTCGAATCCGTGAAATAAAAGGAATGAAACAAACAACGTTAGCTGAGCTTTTAGGCGTTAGTCAGCAACAAGTATCTAATATTGAAAATAGTGAAACGGTTGAGGAAACTAAACTGGAAAGTATTGCTAAGATTCTAGAAGTGCCTGTTGAGGTAATTAAAGAATATTCTGATGATAAAGTAATGAATATTATTAGCAATAATACCTTTCAAGATGATTCTTCTGCAATAAAGAATTTATACAACCCTACATTCAATCCATTAGATAAATTAGTAGAAGCGTATGAAGAAAATAAAAAATTGTATGAGCGTCTATTAGAAGCGGAGAAAGAAAAAACAGCCTATTTAGAGAAGTTGTTCATGGAAAAAAAATAA
- a CDS encoding TIGR02594 family protein — protein MKKDNQITAGPIEQDPPNKQEAVGSGESTATQARESLIISVEELNDATQMDQDNCDAVVSSVEQTQEEKQENDTANETISAQYVVCKGATCNCDGNPSAKGTLEVTTHKKYYINDQGTDKPIATVEDVMFKEGVSPFITCSHKKGNDKTCTYAPKGKWKVPNNAKFPEVGGKDILTELGTLSCAIGGTLTIMTHGQTVDIDGEDVQEVEDAFVDMSAINAMLSYEELPSEEQKYPEEYVSDVSKLEYIASEDIILTPQSEGNTRAFYVLKGQFVDFRATVTVNTADKHKRRGNNISWGITEILSEDVFTGAKSSSSKTYKLQLADQNKVVYKAFKRVTNPFGFAFAKSGRYIIDASSREKEAGKEWAYYKDQYFYIEVVDQASITALSVKGINQEIFIGNEVTITVISNLPLSSTTLRSLTITIASVSITGQESILYSYRDSSIESMVNSKRYTQTANKLEAKFTCVNSGLFTIKILQDGQELTAFRQSMEVLENKVIDIKQVEGRIRRGTQASYQAILKNGNTVDTTKIRWRIISPQGRTYGEEKVGETGIFVFRELGKYALQCLYGSRLFFDQEKVQKQIEVIDNKIEGVTVQHAVAKEEGENYTVFVNQRVVVHIGTPLDYVYEAVAPTSNTSALNFHASNEEALVYIHANKSKKDPLLLYSLSYLGKGSNQTEGEIKLSREITKKIGITPVYFTASTATLDLTLCSEGMYFLSVQLGQDTPVEVVLNSRKGRIKQWFFHDGKHKTTRIGYKQNFGITATVEGWTNKKGKLHIWWDNRTNGGTILKHSKAAATIEKERHHLIYSQEVTFDSKGVLNRTIGEGTDFWKKLVEVVGSKQTKEEIFNFYFTLSEVEVPCENQNEEVYHSEFRKGHVFPNQSIASGTYAILAEQPHGVGKFVDKDKKALDAIVQYTDQTSIALQLYKGFENEIDQTIYEIHLYENKKGDDKFIECYNIVAHETEIVNYIQLPTSSAAYGSSTHVQDKGNEKNPRLFYFILYKWKKEDQKEFNRLKGQPAQKRSTYSNSSKLKFRMMYPENLGVKSQNDSSIIELEEEDKAQYIANLKKKKAEKKRKQELNQKYMANAIEGMNDRGDEFRKKYAPFIQIYEQLDREIKAIDQEIQTLSAYNARIARNNAKMSEGRKGVKNYFQQLKLAVNPIYNEVQNRNKKRVPVKVESGNSESAHRKDCICKQLYFGMYLKSCEERKKVIEVAGRLWGEEDKIKWANYIMTIIYTETNKTYDPSIKNTQGNVGLIQFGKSGSKDIGTTQDDLAKMTFVEQMDYVEKFLKKNYTKLKVPVDLYLMIFRPITAGNGSNPNYVILDSEIKEQRNAYRNNPKFMLEKEEKLLKNGKTYVWEVDEIVQEVFSWGSCSKYIGACDHVDKEKFYNYRAPWMYIAIEKAKEMKGSTEDSNPMYLNAKTYLRYCDNMKEPTDGTYGPWCAAFMNWCVKHVGYSHVASAASLAPLWDKSNRYKKIEEPIYGCIVVYMSDNGRNGHTGFLYGLTKEGNNILLGGNQDDRIAFAEYGLYADRKKTKKLYGYYIPSDYEVNESDKLTEDDRYDFDYKSFNASFGISVEKESKNKTN, from the coding sequence ATGAAAAAGGACAATCAAATAACAGCCGGACCAATTGAACAAGATCCTCCTAACAAGCAGGAAGCAGTAGGCTCAGGAGAATCTACTGCTACACAAGCAAGAGAAAGTCTCATCATCTCGGTAGAAGAACTAAATGATGCAACTCAAATGGATCAGGATAACTGTGATGCTGTTGTGTCAAGTGTAGAGCAAACTCAAGAAGAAAAACAAGAAAATGATACCGCTAATGAAACGATATCAGCACAATATGTGGTTTGTAAAGGAGCTACTTGTAACTGTGATGGGAATCCTTCGGCTAAGGGAACTTTAGAGGTTACTACCCATAAGAAATACTACATCAATGATCAAGGAACAGATAAACCTATTGCTACGGTTGAAGATGTGATGTTTAAGGAAGGAGTTTCACCCTTTATCACATGTAGTCATAAAAAGGGCAATGATAAAACTTGTACCTATGCCCCCAAAGGGAAGTGGAAAGTGCCCAATAATGCCAAATTTCCAGAAGTAGGAGGCAAGGATATTCTCACGGAATTAGGAACATTGAGCTGTGCCATAGGAGGGACATTGACAATTATGACCCATGGTCAAACTGTAGATATAGACGGTGAGGACGTACAAGAAGTAGAGGATGCTTTTGTTGATATGAGTGCGATCAATGCCATGCTGAGTTATGAAGAACTCCCATCAGAAGAACAAAAATATCCAGAAGAATATGTTAGTGATGTGTCTAAACTAGAATATATAGCAAGTGAGGATATTATCCTAACCCCTCAAAGCGAAGGTAATACCCGCGCTTTCTATGTGTTGAAAGGTCAGTTTGTCGATTTTAGAGCAACAGTAACCGTCAATACAGCGGATAAACACAAAAGAAGAGGAAATAATATCAGTTGGGGAATTACAGAAATTCTTTCAGAAGATGTATTTACAGGGGCGAAAAGTTCTTCGTCAAAAACCTATAAATTACAGCTAGCTGACCAAAATAAAGTCGTGTATAAAGCCTTTAAACGAGTCACTAATCCGTTTGGTTTCGCCTTTGCCAAAAGTGGACGCTATATTATAGATGCAAGTTCCCGTGAGAAAGAAGCAGGTAAGGAATGGGCTTACTATAAAGACCAGTATTTTTATATCGAAGTAGTAGATCAAGCGAGTATCACTGCCCTTAGTGTAAAGGGAATCAATCAGGAGATTTTTATTGGAAATGAGGTAACAATTACCGTGATTAGCAACCTTCCTTTATCCTCAACAACGTTGAGAAGTCTGACTATAACAATAGCATCCGTATCAATAACGGGGCAGGAATCTATACTGTATAGTTATCGCGATTCTTCTATCGAATCAATGGTGAACAGTAAACGCTACACACAGACTGCCAATAAATTAGAGGCGAAGTTTACCTGTGTAAATTCGGGTTTGTTTACGATTAAAATACTACAAGACGGACAGGAATTGACTGCGTTTCGTCAATCAATGGAAGTGTTAGAAAACAAAGTGATTGATATTAAACAAGTGGAAGGACGTATTCGTCGTGGAACCCAAGCTAGTTATCAGGCAATTTTAAAGAATGGAAATACAGTAGATACAACTAAAATAAGATGGAGAATTATAAGTCCTCAAGGAAGAACGTATGGAGAGGAAAAAGTGGGAGAGACAGGAATATTTGTTTTTAGAGAGTTAGGAAAGTATGCCCTACAATGCCTCTATGGAAGTCGCCTATTTTTTGACCAAGAGAAGGTGCAGAAGCAGATTGAAGTAATCGACAATAAAATAGAAGGCGTAACAGTACAGCATGCTGTGGCAAAAGAAGAAGGCGAAAATTATACTGTCTTTGTCAATCAGCGTGTTGTAGTTCATATCGGTACGCCTTTAGATTATGTTTATGAGGCTGTAGCACCTACTTCGAATACGAGTGCGTTGAATTTCCATGCCTCCAATGAAGAAGCCCTAGTTTATATCCATGCGAATAAAAGTAAAAAAGATCCTTTGTTACTTTATAGCCTATCGTATTTGGGAAAAGGTTCTAATCAAACCGAAGGCGAAATAAAACTAAGCAGAGAGATAACAAAAAAAATAGGAATTACTCCTGTTTACTTTACTGCAAGTACGGCTACCTTAGACTTGACTTTGTGCAGCGAAGGGATGTATTTTTTGAGCGTTCAGTTGGGGCAGGATACTCCCGTTGAGGTCGTTTTAAACAGCAGGAAGGGACGTATAAAACAGTGGTTTTTTCACGATGGCAAACACAAAACAACGAGGATTGGATATAAACAGAATTTTGGTATCACTGCAACGGTAGAGGGATGGACCAATAAAAAAGGGAAGCTCCATATTTGGTGGGACAATCGTACAAACGGTGGAACAATCTTAAAGCACAGTAAGGCAGCAGCAACCATCGAAAAAGAGCGACATCACTTAATTTATAGCCAAGAAGTTACTTTCGACAGCAAAGGGGTACTAAATAGAACGATAGGAGAAGGTACTGATTTTTGGAAAAAATTGGTTGAAGTAGTGGGTAGTAAACAAACAAAAGAAGAAATTTTTAATTTTTACTTTACCCTTTCCGAGGTAGAAGTGCCTTGTGAGAATCAAAACGAAGAAGTATACCATAGTGAGTTTCGAAAAGGGCATGTATTTCCCAATCAAAGTATAGCTTCAGGGACCTATGCTATTTTGGCTGAACAACCACATGGTGTTGGGAAATTTGTCGATAAGGATAAGAAAGCTTTAGATGCGATTGTTCAGTATACCGATCAGACTTCTATTGCCCTTCAGCTCTATAAAGGATTTGAAAATGAAATAGATCAGACGATTTACGAAATCCACCTCTATGAGAATAAAAAAGGAGACGACAAATTTATTGAGTGTTACAATATAGTGGCTCATGAAACGGAAATTGTCAATTATATTCAACTCCCTACCTCTAGTGCTGCGTATGGATCATCTACCCATGTGCAAGATAAAGGCAATGAGAAAAATCCTCGGTTGTTTTATTTTATCCTATATAAATGGAAGAAAGAAGACCAAAAAGAGTTTAATCGCTTGAAGGGACAACCCGCTCAAAAAAGGAGTACGTATAGCAATAGCAGTAAGCTTAAATTTAGGATGATGTATCCTGAAAACTTAGGAGTTAAAAGCCAAAATGACAGTAGCATTATTGAATTAGAAGAGGAGGATAAAGCCCAGTATATTGCAAATCTAAAGAAAAAGAAAGCGGAAAAGAAACGCAAGCAAGAACTCAATCAGAAGTATATGGCAAATGCTATAGAAGGGATGAATGATAGAGGTGATGAGTTCAGAAAAAAATATGCTCCTTTTATTCAAATTTACGAACAATTGGACCGTGAAATCAAGGCAATCGATCAGGAGATACAAACGCTATCAGCCTACAACGCGCGAATAGCACGCAACAACGCCAAGATGAGCGAAGGAAGAAAAGGCGTAAAGAACTACTTTCAACAGCTAAAACTCGCGGTTAATCCGATATACAATGAGGTACAGAATCGAAATAAAAAGCGGGTACCAGTGAAGGTGGAAAGTGGAAATTCAGAATCAGCGCATCGTAAGGATTGTATATGCAAACAACTTTATTTTGGAATGTATTTAAAAAGCTGTGAAGAACGTAAAAAGGTGATAGAAGTAGCAGGAAGGTTGTGGGGAGAAGAGGATAAAATCAAGTGGGCTAATTATATAATGACTATAATTTATACGGAAACTAATAAAACATATGATCCAAGTATTAAGAATACACAAGGAAATGTTGGGTTAATACAGTTTGGTAAAAGTGGTTCAAAAGATATTGGTACAACACAAGATGATTTGGCGAAAATGACATTCGTGGAACAAATGGATTATGTTGAGAAATTTTTGAAGAAGAATTATACAAAACTAAAAGTACCAGTTGATCTGTATTTGATGATTTTTAGACCTATAACTGCAGGTAATGGAAGTAATCCAAATTATGTTATTCTTGATTCAGAAATCAAAGAACAAAGGAATGCCTATAGAAATAATCCTAAATTCATGTTAGAAAAAGAGGAGAAATTATTAAAAAATGGCAAAACCTATGTGTGGGAAGTAGATGAAATAGTACAAGAAGTTTTTAGTTGGGGAAGTTGTAGTAAATATATAGGTGCTTGTGATCACGTTGATAAAGAAAAGTTTTATAACTATAGAGCTCCTTGGATGTATATCGCTATTGAAAAAGCCAAAGAAATGAAAGGGAGTACCGAAGATAGTAACCCGATGTATCTTAACGCAAAAACATATTTGAGATATTGTGATAATATGAAAGAACCAACAGATGGTACTTATGGACCATGGTGTGCAGCCTTTATGAATTGGTGTGTTAAACACGTAGGATATTCTCATGTAGCATCAGCCGCTTCATTAGCTCCCTTATGGGATAAAAGTAATCGCTATAAAAAAATAGAAGAGCCTATTTATGGGTGTATTGTGGTGTATATGTCTGACAATGGAAGAAATGGACATACTGGTTTTTTGTATGGTTTGACAAAAGAAGGAAATAATATTCTGTTAGGTGGAAATCAAGATGATAGGATTGCTTTTGCAGAATATGGATTGTATGCTGATCGAAAAAAAACAAAAAAGTTGTATGGTTATTACATACCCTCCGATTATGAAGTGAATGAAAGTGATAAACTTACAGAGGACGATAGGTATGATTTTGACTATAAATCTTTTAATGCATCTTTCGGAATATCAGTGGAAAAAGAATCTAAAAATAAAACCAATTAA